A genomic region of Phragmites australis chromosome 2, lpPhrAust1.1, whole genome shotgun sequence contains the following coding sequences:
- the LOC133904438 gene encoding uncharacterized protein LOC133904438 — MNPAMDEINLLRQAQRQHQHQHHLMVRGIGEEIDLEIGPGDDPSFSGAALVAVTSAHDTVPADDHKSLLIPCSQPNAVDGQAPPPAPSLPQREEHDGMLRLPAHTKKKKKVVKKWREEWADTYKWAYVAVHDNTTRIFCSVCKEYGRKHRRNPYGNEGSRNMQMSALEEHNNSLLHKEAVRLQMASKENLQPPEIERSVYVKALSKTAASILEAVLRRDPHEAEFIQSIQEVVHSLESVLVKNTQYVQILERLLEPERCFIFRVPWVDDRGEAHVNRGFRVQFSQALGPCRGGLRFHPSMNLSVAKFLAFEQTLKNALSLYKLGGAAGGSDFDPKGKSDNEIMRFCQSFMDELYRYLGPDQDFPTEDVGIGPREMGYLFGQYRRLSGHFQGNFTGPKIFWSGSSFRTEATGYGLVFFARLLLAEMNKELKGLRCVISGSGKMAMHVLEKLLPCGAIPVTVSDSKGYLLDEDGFDYMKYSLLRDIKAQQRSLKEYMKSYPHAKYKDDAKPWSEPCDVAFPCASHNEIDQGEAVAIINSGCRVLIECSNMPCTVQAIDILRKGKVLVAPAKATAAGGVALGELELNPEFNLMQLSVEDFENKIQDAIKQTYERSIKAAQDYGIMKENPECLVHGANICAFLNIAQAMTDQGCV, encoded by the exons ATGAACCCGGCCATGGACGAGATCAACCTGCTGCGGCAAGCGCAGCggcagcaccagcaccagcaccacctGATGGTGCGCGGCATCGGCGAGGAGATTGACCTCGAGATCGGCCCAGGCGATGACCCCTCCTTCTCCGGCGCGGCACTTGTCGCCGTCACGTCCGCGCACGACACCGTCCCCGCCGACGACCACAAGAGCCTCCTCATCCCGTGCTCGCAGCCCAACGCGGTGGACGGGCAGGCGCCGCCGCCTGCGCCGTCGCTGCCGCAGCGGGAGGAGCATGACGGGATGCTCAGGCTGCCGGCGCacaccaagaagaagaagaaggtggtgAAGAAATGGCGAGAGGAGTGGGCAGACACCTACAAGTGGGCCTACGTCGCCGTGCACGACAACACCACCAGGATCTTTTGCTCGGTGTGCAAGGAGTACGGCCGGAAGCACCGTCGGAACCCATATGGCAATGAGGGGAGCAGGAACATGCAGATGAGTGCGCTCGAGGAGCACAACAATAGCTTGCTGCATAAGGAGGCGGTCCGGTTGCAGATGGCCTCCAAGGAGAACTTGCAACCCCCTGAGATCGAGAGGTCGGTCTATGTCAAAG CTTTGTCGAAAACAGCAGCATCAATACTTGAAGCTGTCCTAAGGAGGGATCCCCATGAAGCCGAATTTATACAGTCCATCCAGGAGGTGGTTCATTCCCTAGAATCAGTTTTGGTGAAGAACACCCA ATATGTACAAATCTTGGAGCGCTTGTTGGAACCTGAGAGATGCTTTATCTTCAGAGTGCCATGGGTTGATGACAGAGGTGAAGCACATGTCAATAGAGGTTTCCGTGTGCAATTCAGTCAGGCGTTAGGTCCATGCAGGGGTGGTCTTCGTTTTCACCCATCCATGAACTTGAGTGTGGCAAAGTTTCTAGCCTTTGAGCAG ACTTTGAAGAATGCTTTGTCATTATATAAACTTGGAGGTGCTGCTGGAGGAAGTGATTTTGATCCAAAGGGTAAAAGTGATAATGAG ATAATGCGTTTTTGTCAAAGTTTCATGGATGAACTGTATAGATATTTGGGCCCTGATCAG GATTTTCCCACTGAAGATGTTGGTATTGGTCCAAGGGAAATGGGTTACCTTTTTGGGCAGTATAGACGGCTTTCTGGTCATTTTCAG GGAAATTTTACAGGACCTAAAATCTTCTGGTCTGGTTCAAGTTTTCGAACAGAAGCTACTGGATATGGGCTG GTATTTTTTGCGCGTCTTTTACTTGCTGAGATGAACAAGGAGCTTAAAGGATTAAG ATGTGTTATCAGTGGTTCTGGAAAGATGGCAATGCATGTCCTGGAAAAGCTTCTGCCATGCGGAGCCATTCCTGTTACAGTCTCAG ATTCAAAGGGCTATCTGTTAGATGAAGATGGgtttgattatatgaaataTTCACTTCTGAGGGATATTAAGGCTCAGCAAAGGAGCCTCAA GGAGTACATGAAATCATATCCACATGCCAAGTATAAAGATGATGCAAAGCCGTGGAGTGAGCCGTGTGATGTTGCATTTCCATGTGCATCACATAATGAGATTGACCAGGGGGAGGCTGTTGCAATAATTAACTCTGGTTGCCGTGTTCTTATAGAAT GTTCAAATATGCCTTGCACTGTTCAAGCAATCGATATCCTAAGAAAGGGGAAAGTCCTTGTTGCTCCAGCAAAGGCAACCGCTGCTGGTGGG GTAGCGCTTGGAGAACTTGAATTGAATCCCGAGTTTAATTTGATGCAGTTGTCGGTGGAAGATTTTGAGAATAAAATTCAG GATGCAATAAAGCAAACATACGAAAGGTCGATCAAAGCTGCTCAAGATTATGGAATCATGAAAGAGAACCCTGA GTGTTTGGTGCACGGTGCAAACATTTGTGCTTTCCTTAACATTGCGCAAGCCATGACTGATCAGGGATGTGTCTAA
- the LOC133904453 gene encoding uncharacterized protein At1g51745-like, whose protein sequence is MGSFAGEGEWLGGVTGPDAEVGALVWVRRRNGSWWPGRILGMDELPENCVIPPRSAGTPIKLLGRPDGSIDWYNLEKSKRVKSFRCGEYDECIERAKVLTRQQKRTQNEGRYVRREDAIMHALEIERSRFPNKDDDFEEDIDNDMCAAQNIYSAKSKNINGLNKRSSRTARGMYDIEENSAQGLSQALIVYKQPQNISSSSTRYASSSKKKRKGQKDFEDDTVQGFQRMRDLREIGTKNVPKQKLSAGIFLDGHQDVPLLESGRSFGYTFYTNGIKKSKQSHSSIKKKRSNIGQSYENSRKKDRRRPISKLCEDSEVTVRTYCHWDPSGQSTSQYPGDQMSNLFEPSRAKSILSTDVNNCSYSSGTSSLEALLDTSRTNHKGAAKAITIKDAEVSCKTRFLNDVSSDSDESFDALTSEGNVLEEDHLNTYGSCTSIKDQISKPNNQTTDCSKVSISSIRHHRSSKKKSISSVTPIPKESHKRDKNSLLQQYEGTMKLEPTELENNRRLATPEHDESSETISNHSNSEKGTASVPYYVPLQVLLPEQQPDLKPPRCHVVRPTKRARADYRLYDVELTVQRSYKGHPVPLVSLMSKWTGKPIVGYPATVEVLEDSRPAASRDVHRPAIGSLDSLLKSGTAEPRQARSSHKSRSKSSDRKKVSEHDLDKSWRPHTKKPASSPRKMRRLSSFASSRREGANRKHVVAGTGGPTVACVPLRLVFSRINEALSFPVRQENPT, encoded by the exons ATGGGGAGCTTCGCGGGAGAGGGCGAGTGGCTAGGCGGCGTGACAGGGCCGGACGCCGAGGTCGGGGCGCTCGTGTGGGTGCGCCGCCGCAACGGATCCTGGTGGCCCGGCCGGATCCTCGGCATGGATGAGCTGCCCGAGAACTGCGTCATCCCGCCGCGCTCCGCCGGCACGCCCATCAAACTCCTCGGCCGCCCTGACGGCAGCAT TGACTGGTATAATCTCGAGAAGTCTAAGCGTGTGAAGTCGTTTCGGTGCGGAGAATACGATGAATGTATAGAAAGAGCCAAGGTTCTAACTCGCCAGCAAAAGAGGACACAGAATGAAGGGAGGTATGTTCGCAGAGAGGACGCCATTATGCATGCCCTTGAAATTGAAAGGTCCCGTTTTCCAAATAaagatgatgattttgaagaGGATATCGACAATGATATGTGTGCAGCCCAGAACATCTATTCCGCAAAATCTAAAAACATAAATGGGCTCAACAAAAGATCTTCTCGCACTGCAAGGGGTATGTATGATATTGAAGAAAATTCAGCTCAAGGTTTGTCTCAAGCCCTTATAGTGTATAAACAGCCACAAAATATATCCTCTTCAAGCACTAGATATGCATCATCATCAAAGAAGAAACGGAAGGGACAAAAAGATTTTGAGGATGATACAGTTCAAGGATTCCAGCGAATGAGAGACCTTAGGGAGATTGGAACAAAGAATGTTCCCAAACAGAAGCTCAGTGCTGGTATCTTTTTAGATGGGCATCAGGATGTACCTCTTCTTGAAAGTGGACGAAGCTTTGGCTATACTTTTTATACCAATGGGATAAAAAAGAGTAAGCAGTCTCATTCATCCATAAAAAAGAAACGCTCCAATATTGGGCAATCTTATGAAAATTCGAGGAAGAAAGATAGGCGCCGTCCTATATCAAAGTTATGCGAAGACTCAGAAGTGACCGTTCGTACATATTGTCACTGGGACCCTTCGGGGCAGTCTACTAGCCAGTACCCAGGAGACCAAATGTCCAATCTGTTTGAACCAAGTAGGGCAAAATCTATTCTTTCAACTGATGTAAATAACTGTTCCTACAGCTCAGGCACTTCAAGTTTGGAGGCCTTATTAGATACATCACGCACCAATCACAAAGGTGCTGCCAAGGCTATTACAATAAAGGATGCTGAAGTCTCGTGCAAGACTAGATTTCTCAATGATGTCAGCTCTGATAGTGATGAATCTTTTGATGCCCTTACTTCGGAGGGTAATGTTCTGGAGGAAG aCCATTTGAATACTTATGGATCTTGTACATCCATAAAGGATCAAATCTCAAAACCGAACAATCAAACTACCGACTGTAGCAAAGTTAGCATATCTTCAATTCGGCATCATAGAAGTTCCAAGAAGAAAAGCATAAGCTCTGTCACTCCAATACCTAAAGAAAGCCACAAGAGGGATAAGAATTCGCTGCTGCAGCAATATGAAGGGACAATGAAATTGGAGCCTACTGAACTTGAGAATAATAGGCGACTTGCAACGCCTGAGCATGACGAGTCCTCTGAAACTATAAGCAACCATTCAAATTCAGAGAAGGGCACAGCATCAGTCCCATATTATGTTCCACTTCAAGTACTACTTCCTGAACAGCAACCTGATCTGAAACCTCCAAGATGCCATGTAGTGAGGCCAACCAAGAGAGCTCGTGCAGATTATAGATTATATGATGTTGAGCTGACTGTTCAAAGAAGCTACAAGGGCCATCCCGTGCCCCTTGTTTCCCTCATGAGTAAATGGACAGGTAAACCCATTGTGGGGTACCCTGCCACTGTGGAGGTTTTGGAGGACAGTCGTCCAGCAGCAAGTAGAGATGTGCACCGCCCAGCAATTGGCAGTCTTGACTCCTTACTAAAGAGTGGAACTGCAGAGCCACGGCAAGCAAGATCTTCACATAAATCGCGATCCAAATCTAGTGATCGTAAAAAGGTCTCGGAGCATGATTTGGATAAGTCCTGGCGGCCCCATACCAAGAAACCAGCATCTTCACCGAGGAAAATGCGGAGGCTCTCATCTTTTGCCAGCAGTCGAAGGGAGGGCGCAAACAGGAAGCATGTAGTCGCCGGGACTGGTGGACCTACTGTTGCGTGCGTTCCGCTTAGACTCGTCTTCAGTAGGATCAATGAAGCACTAAGCTTCCCAGTGAGACAAGAAAACCCCACCTGA